The window ACCCGGCTCGAAAGATGCACCGAATGAAGAGAAGACCGTGAAATCTTGGGGCTTGGGAAGGGTTTATGCTTTGTATGGAGAAAGAGGTCATGGAATTGCTTACTCAAAATTTATCTCAAGACCTGATAACTAGAAACTATGAATTTTTAGCCCTAAAAACAGTTGTAACAGCTGCATGAGGTCACGAAAAAACATGGGTATGCACCCATATTTTGCTTACAATGAGGCATATTTAGGTCCAATCTACCAGAAGATCCATCCAACCCAAGACTGGAGCAGAAAAGCCAACCACATGAATGGGAAGTTTAACCTCCGCGCTGGTCGATTCCGTCCGCCATCGTCAACACCCACGCGGTCACCCCGAGCCCTGCCGTGGCCCCAACGACCCCCACTTGAGCTTGCCATTGCCTAGCCGATTCCGGTTGTCGTCGCTTAGGCATGGTCGTCGTCAAGCTTGAACTGGAGTCAGCGCGCACTTGGCCTGTAATGACCGACGCACCGCGCTTGGGCCAGGTCATGCGGTCGAACTTGGCCATCGCCCCGGCTCCTAACACTGTTCCTCAACCTCCGTCGACCGAAAGCAATCTCGGTACCCGTGAGGTGTTCAAGGAATTCCCCAaagggtttttatttttattttttactcATTTCCTGATTGAATATGATGTAGTTGTAGTATGTTGCATAATATAATAGTTGAAATGTGTAATTTTACATTGAATTTTAATTTGCCATGAACCTGAAACCAACAACCAAAGATCTATTCGACATATCTAGGCCAAAGGATGCAAGCATCACACGTCGTTAAATAGAGATCAAAGTGCTAAACAACAAATACGACACATGTGCTAGTAACTAAGGTAGTCGCAAAATTCATGGCTAATTCGACCGCTGCTTGCTAAAACAAGCAAACTAAAACAACAAAAGGCAACTGATATAACACTAAAATGATAAAACAACCGAAGAATATAAGAGAACTGCTTGGGTATTTTGCTACATAGTATTGCGATGATGGTCCTAAAACGGTTACATTGTTAATTAGTGGAGTTATGCGGTTTGTTTTGGAAAGCAATTGCTGGAACATCAACAATGCTATATAAACGTGTGCATTTGTCTCGTCGAGGTTTTAAGAAGCGTGAGCCTAAAAACGCAAGCCTAAAGCCACCTGAACCCTAGATAACCAAACAATGGAACTTTCATATTTTAAAATTTTATTCAATTATTTTAGGAGCATATATAAATGCATTATTACTGTTATAACCAACATTTTTTTTCGAGTAATTGCATCCTTTATTAAAATCAGACATTCATAGGGATACATATTATGTCGAGCAGAACAGAAAGCCACACATGGTGCCGGAACGGAAGGGAAGAGGATGCCTTAGCGGGAATGAGGCTCCCCATTGAACTCTCTCTTTTGGTGAATGAACTTGACATTTTGAAAAGTTTAGAGGTATTTTGTGCTTGTAGACGGGCCAACCATCGTGCGCCGGGCTGCACAGGCCCAAGTTTAATGCTGTCATCATCATTGTGCTTTTTCACTAGTATGTAGAGAGACGATCGACCTTGAAATAACAATAATACTACATCTACGAAAGGTGCTACCTAGGCCTACTTAACCTTCCATAAAATTCTTTTCTTCCCCCTTATTTTAACCGGTGTGGGCCCCAGCTGCTAATCCTGGCCCAATTAACAAATCCCACATCAGCTTTTACGTAAGATCTGAACGCAAGCTTACCTATGTCTAGCATTGCTCTTGAAATAATCTGTCTCTGACTCACTGTAATCAGGGCTGTGTTGTGTCTAATCATACAGTGTTGGACAAGGATTAATCGTACTATTAGCAAGGTTGTTGAAATAATCTGCCTCTGACTCACTGTAATCAGGGCGGTGCCAGGACCCACAAGGTCAGCTATCTGCAACACCTGCCCCGGACGTAATCCACCCGCAGGTCCCCGCGGGCCCACGCGTTTTCGGTGCCGCCGTGGGGCCCGCGCCCGCCCATTTCCATTCCCACCCGAACCCGGCGTAGACACTTGCAGACCCGGTCCACGCCGCAAGCAACGGCCGGAAGCCCCTCGCCCATCCCCACACCGCACCCGGAAATCCGCTCCGCCCACCCACAGACAGCTGCGCCCCACCACCACGCGGTGCCCACACGTCACGCAGGGCACCGCGGGTGAACACGCGGGGCGGCCGCTACCTGCCAAAACCGGCCACCTGGTTCGGCGCGCCACCAGGTCGGTTCAAGCAAAGATTAGCACCCGGCTCACCGACGCGCGGGCCACGGGGCCGCTGGTCCCCACGCGTCATTGGGTGGAGTGGGCCGGTTTCCCCGTTTCCGTTGGCGGTGGATGGGCGCGGGGACGGCGTGGGCCGCGCTGTTAGGGGCAGCCGTGTAATTAGCGACGCTCCCACACCGGTAACGGACGGCGGCTTTTGCTTAGGCGGGCGGcagcggggagggggagggggaagcgAAGCgaggctgctgctctgctctgccctGCCCACCGCCCTCTCTGCTCTCTCCGTCCCGTTCCCCTCCATCCCCTTGGATTtcaggcgaggcggccggagcgagCTAGCGCGCGGGCGGTAGTGcggcgtgctgctgctgctgctgctggtcgcCGCGGCCGGCGCGCAGGTAAGCGAACAGCTCCGCCCCTCCTGCTCCTCCGCCTGGTTAGTTAGTTGGTTCGCTGGCTCCTCGGCCTCGAGATGTCTGGGACTACTATGGTTTTGGTTTTGCTAGCGGCTGCACGAGGCGCGGCCCGCGGGGTCGACGGGGAGGAGCGGGGATTCGTCGCCCAGGCGAGCGCCTGGGCTCGTCCTGTTCTGTTTCCGAAAAGGGGAAATAATCACTGGGGTCGGCGCCGCTTGCTCGCGATTAATCCCCAGGCCGTTTGGCTCAATCCGCGACGAGTTGGGGGTGATTTGGGGCGGTCTGTGCGAAGAGGAAGACGCTTATAGTTCGCGCGGTGCGACTGATGTTTCCGTTTCGATCGGCTGGTTGTTTGCTCCTTCCTAAATTAGTATAgtttagtactactacttctccttATGTTAGCTGCTGGATGTGGAGTGCGTGTGGTTGGTGCCGCGCATTCATCAGTAGTAGTATGCGTTTTTGGCCAATTAGAGCGTGTGGTGCAGTGAGGGTAGCTTATGTGTAAGGTTTCCATTTGTGTGCTATTTCATTTTCAACCCCTTGTCGTTTTCGCACCATCGAATGGTGCATGTGGAAATTGGATTTGGAGGAATTGGGGATGTGGGGGATTGTAGATGGTGGGTTCCTAGACCAGCCTGGAACTGGAAGCGCCTGAGTATACCcaccttttgttttgttttttgcacacAACATAATTGAACTCTATATTTTGTACGTGCTGGCTGGTTGTTCCTTAAATCAGTAGTAAGTAGTACTGCGTGCTTAAGCTGCTGGATTTTAAATGCGTGTCATTGGTACCGTGCATTCATCAGCAGTAGTAGGTGTTCTTGGCAATTAGAGTGCGCGGCTCAGTAAAGCGCAGCTTAATATATGCGTTGGATAGTTTGTGTGGCAGTTGGAGGAATTGGGGTTCTGGGATTGTAGTGGGTGGGTTCCTAGACCATCCAGAAGCTACTGAATATATCCACCTTTTGTTTTTGGGCACAGGGTATAACTGAACTCTAGATTTTGTACGGATTTGATGCTTCGTTAGAAATGTAATTTTTGTGTGTAATGAAATGGCTTGTGCCCCAAACTTTATATAGGCTAACTCTTTTGTTTTGTGCATTTGGTGCATGGATTGAAGTGGCCAGGAGACAGTATGAGGCATTGGCTTTGTTGCAATATCCGGAGCGGTGACGACGACGACAGACATGAGGTGGAACATTCCAAAGCTCAGGGGAATAAGATAGACGGTTCGTTCATGTACTTGTGTGTTTAAACATTATTTGGTTCACTCTGCATTATGGATGCAAACTGAATAACAATTGTATCCCTGTGGTTTTAGATGTGAATTTGAATGCTAGTTAGGACTTAGCACATACTCAGACCAGGTGTATGTGCCATCAAATATTAGGTAGAAATGTACTTCAAGCTGTGCCCATGAACGGTTGTGCAAACCATTCTTAGATTCTTTTGAAGGGCGGGCCCTGATTCGTGAAATGTTCTTGCTATGTGTCTAACAATGAATAAATTGGTCTACCATGCTCCACAGCATAATAAGCTCAATTTTGTAGTATTTTGGAACTGCTCGAACAGCGGTAACCATCTTGTGTAAGCACAACGGTTCTCAGGAAGAAGAATTGACATACCCAAAAATGTATAACAGATAAAAAAGAGAATAAAGCTAGATATGGTTAAAACCTGAAAGTAAATACTTGCGAAGAAAGTGTGGAAGGCCAAGACAATAGTTGAAAATGGAAATAAAAATAGAAGAAAGAAAAGAATAGGGCCCAACCGGGTTCGAACCGGTGACCTATTGATCTGCAGTCAATTGCTCTACCACTGAGCTATGGACCCATTTCTATCCTTACATTTGACCCTAAATGAATAATTTCACGAGCAAATATTAATTGGTTCACTCTTTATTGTCAATGCAAATTGAATATCAATTTGTATCCTTGCAGATTTAGATATGGATTAGAGTGCTAGTTAGGAACTCTCACACACTCATATCAGCTGTATATGCCATCATAAATTAGGTAAACATACTTCAACTTGTGCTCATGGATTGCCAGTTCCAGCTTTTATGTAAGATGCTATTTTTGGGTTATGCCATTCTTAGATTCTTTTGAAGGGACCTAATTGGAGAAATGTCCTTGTACGTGTCTTAAAATGCGTATATCAGTCTATCACGCTCCACAGAATATACAATACATAATTGTCTTAATTTGAAGTAATTGAGAACTGTTTCAATAGCGGTTAACCATCTAATGTAAGCATAACAGTTCTCACAAAGAAGAATCGACATGACAAAAAATGCATAACGGATGAAAAGGGAACTATTTGAATAGCGGTGTCCATTTACTGTAAGCATAACAGTCTCACAAAGAAGAATCGACATGACAAAAAATGCAAAACGGATGAAAAGGGAAGTAATTGAGAACTATTTGATTAGCGGTGACCATCTAATGTAAGCATAACAGTTCTCACAAAGAAGAATCGACATGACAAAAATGCATAACGGATGAGAAGGGAATAAAGCTAGATATGGTTAAAACTTGAAAGTGAATACTGTGACGCAAGTGTGGAGGGCCAACACCGTGGTTGACAAAGAAataaaattagaaaaagaaaacaatAGGGCCCAACCGGGTTCGAACCGGTGACCTATTGATCTGCAGTCAATTGCTCTAACAACAGCAAAAGCAGTGGGTCCATGCACAGTGGTAGAGCTACCACTGCGTTATGGACCTGCTGCTGTGGTTGTTGTTGGTCATACATATATGTGGAACCATCTATGAGCTGTGTGTATCAATATTGGGTGGTAATGGCCTCTGTCATATTCGAGTCCCTTGTTGCGTATTTTCACTCATATGCCTTATAATGTATTCTGTAGCAATCTGTTTGGGAAAACGGTTTCAAATATATTATGTTATTGCTTGTTGCATCTTTTTTCCTTTTGCTGACATGATTTTTATGCTGAGTCCTCAGTGATTGCATTTTTATGTCTTTCATCAGGCAAGCAAAAATCTTCGAAACCTGCTGATCAACCTGAGCCAGATATTTCCCCTCCTACAATTGATGTCCCAGAACTGTCATTTGAGGACTTGAAAGAAAAGACTGACAATTTTGGATCGAGTTCTCTGATTGGTGAAGGTTCATACGGACGAGTATATCATGCTACCATGGATGATGGCAGGCAAGCGGCTATTAAGAAATTTGATGCATCTGAAAATGAGCCTAACGATGAATTTTTGAAACAGGTGAATATGTGTTGCCTATTTAGTTTATTTAATCTTAACTTTCTGAATGTTATACCTCGTGCATTGATGATAGTACCAAAGGAATTAAGCTCTATAGTTTTATTTTTATAACTCCAGGTCTCACTTGTATCAAGGCTAAAACATGAAAATCTTGTGGAGATGCTGGGCTACTATGTGGAGGGCAACTATCGTATACTGGCATATGAATTTGCAACAATGGGTTCTCTTCACGATGTTCTGCATGGTAAGACTTGAGAACCTAGTGTCTTTAACATGTGGCATACTCATGAAACTATTCTCAAGGGCAACAAGTTCAGTTATGATGGACCTGCATCTATTTCTCTATAAACAGGAAGAAAAGGAGTTCAAGGTGCGCAGCCTGGCCCCGTGCTTGACTGGATGCAGAGAGTCAAAATTGCTATCGAGGCGGCAAAAGGTATAGAGTACCTACATGAGAAGGTTCAGCCTTCAATCATCCATCGGGACATCAGATCAAGCAATGTGCttctgtttgaggacttcaaggcgaAAATTGCGGACTTCAACCTCTTAAATCAAGCTCCTGATATGGCAGCACGTCTCCATTCGACTCGTGTATTAGGGACATTTGGATATCATGCGCCAGAGTAATTGTCTAATTCATACTAATACATTTTTGCATGTTGTTCAATACCTTGCATTAACATAACTCAACTACAGTTGTTCCAGCGCACAAGTCTTGAAAAAGTTAGATATAATAAAATTTTATTGCAAAAGTAAGTATTCATATGGTTTTAGTTCATAATGATGTCAATGTGGTAGGGCCCATCTTTAAATGACAGCTGCTTCGAAAGGTTTAATATGCTGTTTGGATGAAGTAACTTTTAGACTGTCCTTGTCACCACGTGGCTTGCTATCGTACGCGTTTTATGTTCAGCTGGTTGATTCCTATTGACTTCAACCCACTTTTTGTGTACGAATGCCCTACTGACGGTTCTCGTAAGTTGTAACTGCTTAAGTAGCCAGCATAAACCACATTTGTGGTGCTCCTGATATAGCAATAGATTCATGGGGTTGACATTCAATAGACATGACCGGAACAAGCTTAAGTGCCATGACCTGCATACTATCATAGCCAAAGTAACCCTGTCGTGGATGTGGTGGCGcatcatggcagggaagcattcatgtTTCATGCACACAACAAATAAACACTGCAGCATAGTTCTGGGAATCTGCTGACCAAATAAGAATGGACCAAATGTAGTGGATTAAAGAACTTCCTGATTTGAACCCCATGATGTACACCTGTATCAATAGAGTGGACGCCCAAACCGCTGCACGCTACCATTCTCTGTGGCAAATGTTGGAATTGAAAGTAGTAGTGTATGCCGTAGTCACCGGGAATATGGTGCACGGCATGGCACATATCCTCTAGAATCTATCTTAAAACCGTTATTGTGCTGCAACTCGACTTGGGGTGATGAATCTGATTACCATGATATGTGCCAGTAAACTGATGCTCACTATTTTTGTCCATTTTTTACTCGCGTAATACATTACAATTTGCACATCTAGTACATTTTTCTCTTCTTCACAAGGATAAATGAAAACTACTTGTATGACTTTTGAGCATTCAATTTCGTACTATCACCTGGTCTTTAGAACCAACCGTTGGACTTGAGAACCTCCACATAATTGCATATCCAAAAAGAACACTAGTAAATCTGGCTTTAATGTGTCGAGCGAGTAGGATATGTGGAGTTTTAGACTGGTAATCATGTTTTACATTGATAACCATTAGCCCCAACTGTCATATTTTTGTGTGAGACTAATATCGTTTGATATAATATTTAATTGTCTAGATGTGTAAAATTTATTCGCCATTATATGGTCGTTTGGATATCAACTTATGAACTTCCAACTATACGGTGGTTGGCTTCTGCTGATATTTAGGCATGCAGCCTTTCTCTGCTAACTAATGTTCCTATATAGCGGCACTGATATTGCGTATTTGGGATAAAAACAACAACACACTTATTTTAGGATAAATATGTCATACTAAGGAAAATGGCTGACTTTTGGAGATTGTATTTCTGTCTTTGGGCATCGCCTAGCACGCTGTCGGACATCATGCAGCCTTTCTCTGCTAACTAATGTTCCTATATAGCGGCACTGATATTGCGTATTTGGGATAAAAACAACAACACACTTATTTTAGGATAAATATGTCATACTAAGGAAAATGGCTGACTTTTGGAGATTGTATTTCTGTCTTTGGGCATCGCCTAGCACGCTGTCGGACATCTGCTTTCCCAGTTCGCACACGACAAAATATGGCTTGTCAGCATGTAGTGTACATTTTTGGACATTCTGCAGAACATCATTAATTTGCCAAATAGGTGTGTGCGTCATCTAAGCGACCGAAAACCTTGTGGTGGACTACATAAGCCTAGTTAAGCGGTAGCCTTTTATTCCAGACCTAGTTAATCCTATATTTTCAGGATATTTGTCTCAATCCACAAAGTTAACATTTCCGGCAACAATTTGATATTTGCTTTCCGGTGCCTACAAGAAACAAAATATGTTTACTGATTGATTTTGTTTGCACTTCTGACTGGAAGGAAACCGGTCAAACAAGAAACACGACGAACTGCAATTTTTGTGTTTTGCCTGGACGATGTTGGTTTATCTGTTCATAATGATTATATTCTCAGTATTACCCTGCGTAAACTAATTGTGAAGTTACCAAGGACTGGCCCTAAGAAATATTctagtgagatcaataacttatatGGCAGCCACTATATCTTTATCTAGTCAGATTAACATTGTAACAAAAGGCGTACTTTTATTCTTGGCATGTGTTGCGGAAATATTTGTAGCCCTGCTTTTCATGCATTTCTTCTCTAATTTGATGCTCATGTTTGTTGCAGATATGCTATGACTGGCCAGCTGACACAGAAGAGTGACGTCTACAGCTTTGGCGTGGTTCTTCTTGAACTTCTGACTGGAAGGAAACCGGTCGATCACACAATGCCTCGGGGGCAGCAAAGTTTAGTCACTTGGGTATGTTATTTTGTTAGCATACTGTTACTGTGTTTGCTTATTTCCCTGTTACTCTAGTGAATTTCCCCTTGTCTACTATGATATATATCAAGTGCGTAAAACTGAAGCTGTAAAAGTTATAAAGAAATGCTGGGAAAAGAGAGGCTTAAGAGCAAGCAGCTTGTTGCAAGTTCAGAATTATAAATCTTAACAGTACAGCAACTATCTGACTGGATACCCTCATTTGCACACTGATTTATGTTTTCTAAAAGTTAGCTTGGCTATAAGTTGTTCGGGATGTGAATTTATATTTAACTCACTAGTGTACTTGTACAGTAACAGCTCAGTCCAGTTGAGTACTTCAATCAGTTAGTGTCTGAAGTCTGAACACCAGACCTAACAGGAAATTAGATGATAACACACATTTTCTGTCTAGAATTTTGGATTTTTGTAAGTCTGAACACCAGACCTAGCAGGAAATCGGATGGTAACCATCATCTACGCACACTTTCTGTCTAGAATTTTGGATTTTTCTATTGCCTATTATTTGCTGGTTCCAGTTGGTAATTAGTGAGCAATTGGCACTGATTGATAGCAATCTGGTTGTGCAATGTTTCTCTCCAGGCTACTCCAAGATTGAGTGAAGATAAGGTGAAGCAATGCGTAGATCCTCGGTTGAAGGGAGAATATCCTCCAAAGGGAGTTGCTAAGGTATGTCTATCTCATCCACTTTGTTTATATGGTATTCTCCATTGTTCCGCAATTATTTGTATCGGTGAACCATGGGGTCGCTGGTGCTTACCCCCTTGCATTCTCAACCTGCAGCTTGGTGCGGTGGCAGCTCTGTGCGTGCAGTATGAAGCAGAGTTCAGGCCCAACATGAGCATCGTCGTCAAGGCGCTCTCTCCTCTGCTACAACAAAGAGCAGCAGCCCCGGCAGCCTCGGAGCTGGCCCCGGCACCCGGGGCTtaggaggtgctggatcatgagacTTCCCAGCGCTTACTAGCCCGAAATGGCTGGCACACCGGGTGTGATTTGCGAGCGGTTTGTAGATTTGTTTTCCGGGATTCTTCAGTCGGATACATAATATTTTCTCTGCCAGTCTGTTGCTGCCACCCTAGGGATTTTCTGCTGTTTGAGATTTGTGATGTACATTTGTCTGTTATATAGGTGGTCAGTGGTTATCTGTGCTCTTTTTATTGGAAGTGCATATCGGAAATGTCCAAAACTCGAGGCGTCTTTTGG is drawn from Triticum dicoccoides isolate Atlit2015 ecotype Zavitan chromosome 4A, WEW_v2.0, whole genome shotgun sequence and contains these coding sequences:
- the LOC119287444 gene encoding PTI1-like tyrosine-protein kinase 2 — its product is MRHWLCCNIRSGDDDDRHEVEHSKAQGNKIDGKQKSSKPADQPEPDISPPTIDVPELSFEDLKEKTDNFGSSSLIGEGSYGRVYHATMDDGRQAAIKKFDASENEPNDEFLKQVSLVSRLKHENLVEMLGYYVEGNYRILAYEFATMGSLHDVLHGRKGVQGAQPGPVLDWMQRVKIAIEAAKGIEYLHEKVQPSIIHRDIRSSNVLLFEDFKAKIADFNLLNQAPDMAARLHSTRVLGTFGYHAPEYAMTGQLTQKSDVYSFGVVLLELLTGRKPVDHTMPRGQQSLVTWATPRLSEDKVKQCVDPRLKGEYPPKGVAKLGAVAALCVQYEAEFRPNMSIVVKALSPLLQQRAAAPAASELAPAPGA